The genomic stretch GTTATTTCCAAAATCAGATGGCGTTTCCTGATAGGCGCAAAATTTAGTGCTCTTCGTGTCTCTTGTCAATGCTTTTTGCGAAAAAAGCAGTTGAGTGCTGATAAAACAATCAGGTTTTAACACAATGAATTTTTTTTGATCTAAGTCTATGAATGTTAAGTGTTCGCCAATACCTTCGGCCCAGGCATTTTTGCCATGCACAAATATTGGCACATCTGCGCCCAGCTTGACCCCGAGATCTGCCAGTTGTTCAATATTTAAACCGCACTGCCAGAGCTGGTTCAGCACAATCAGGGTTGTCGCAGCATTGGAAGAGCCGCCACCGAGACCTGCACCCATCGGGATATTTTTTTCCAGACGAATTTTTAGTCCGCAAGGCGTTTTGGCATAGGGCTTCAACAACTGTATCGCCCGATAGATTAAATTCTGTTGCAGATCGACTGAGGCCAGCCCATCAATCTGAATGGCATCATCAGCGCTTTGTTCAAACTCCAGCCAGTCATACAGGTCAATCAGC from Acinetobacter lwoffii encodes the following:
- the ispE gene encoding 4-(cytidine 5'-diphospho)-2-C-methyl-D-erythritol kinase, whose protein sequence is MIRVPSPAKLNLFLHITGRRENGYHELQSIFQLIDLYDWLEFEQSADDAIQIDGLASVDLQQNLIYRAIQLLKPYAKTPCGLKIRLEKNIPMGAGLGGGSSNAATTLIVLNQLWQCGLNIEQLADLGVKLGADVPIFVHGKNAWAEGIGEHLTFIDLDQKKFIVLKPDCFISTQLLFSQKALTRDTKSTKFCAYQETPSDFGNNFEPLARSLYPEVDEAMQYLDQFGKAKLTGTGACVFIEVTENLNIEDILANAPCKAYLVNSLQESPLVQFKV